The Phycisphaerae bacterium genomic interval CCGAGACCCCTGCGGCGGTCACCGGCGGCAACGCGACGCAGCCGGCCGGCGGAAGGCCGGAAAGCTGGACGATCCTGACCCGTGCGGCCGACACGCTTGCCGATCCGGAAAAGATCAAGGTCTACCAGATCATCGTCCTCGGCCGCGATACCGAGCGCTTCCTCGATGGAGCAGCGATTGCTAACCTCCGCAACTGGATCTCCCGCGAGGGAGGCTCGCTGGTCTGCTACCGTGGGGCGCCGGTGGCCCAAGTCGACGAGCGACTCGAGCGGTTACTCCCGGTTCGCTGGTCGCCGACGCGGGAAACACGTTTCCGGATGCAGCTTACCGAACAGGGTCGCGACCTGCGCTGGCTGCCGACGGTGGGCAACTTGACCGAAGGCGAGTCTCTGCCGCAATTGCCGACGCTGGCAACGGTCGCCCGACCGGAGAAGCCAAAGCCGATGGCCGTGGTTCTGGCCGCCGGCGCAGCCGAAGGCGGAAGTGAGCCGGCCCCCGTGCTGACCTACCAAGCCTACGGGATGGGGCGGGTGGTCGTTGTCGAGGGCGCGGGCATGTGGCGATGGGCGTTTTTGCCGCCGGAGCATCAGGTGCACGACGAGATCTACGCCGCGCTGTGGCAGAGCCTGCTCAGATGGCTGGTCTCCAACGAGCATCTGCGGCCCGGGCAAGATTGCACCCTGCAGGCCGACAAGATCACCTTCAGCGCGACCGAGCGGGCGAGTGCCACGCTGCTGATGCGCGAAGAAGCGGCTCGCGGTCGAATTCCGTCGGTGGAGTTGAGCAGTACCGCGCTCAATCGATCGGAGACTTTTGCACCGATCGCCACGGGCGACAATCCGGGTGTCTTCCGGGTGGATTTCGGCCGGCTACCCGAAGGGCGGTACGAGGCGAGGATCCAGGGGCAGAAGAAAGATCAAGATGACCAAAGCGGCCGGATCGCTTTTGACGTCAGGAACTTCGCCGAGGAGCGGCTGGATCTGCAGGCCCGGCCGGACCTGATGGCTCGGATCGCCAGTGACAGCGGCGGGGCGGTGATCGAATCAGACGCCGCCTCCGAGATTCATCACGGCTTCCAGACCTACCTGGCGCGCAGCCGGCCCGCCCGCATCACCCGCACGACCGCCTGGGATCGTTGGTGGGTGTTTACAGCCATCATGTTGGTCTGGGGCGCAGCCTGGGGCCTTCGCCGATCGGGAGGCCTGGTATGACAAGCACGTTTCTGACCGATTGTCTTCGGAGGGTTCGCAAGCGGACGCTGCTTGTCGGCCTCTCGGCCGGAGTCGGGTGGGCGCTGCTGGTATGGCTGGTCTTCCTGGCGATCAGCATGTGGGTCGATCTGGTGCTTGAGCTGCCGCCCTCCCTGCGGTTGACGTCCACCTGCGTCGCGATGGCGTTCGGACTGGGCTGGGCGGCGTGGGCCGCATGGTCCGTGGTTCGTCGAAGCCGGCCGGGCGATCTGGCACGGAAGATGGACGCCGTCGCGAGGACCGGCGGGCAGATCCTGTCGGGCGTCGATCTGCTCTTGGACTCGCGCCCGCGGAAGGGCCTTGCGCGAGGGCTGGCCGAGATGGCGGTCGATCGGGCGGCGCGGCTTGCGGGACGCGTTTCGACGACCAGCG includes:
- a CDS encoding vWA domain-containing protein; translation: MAELTFEPLITPTLWLTLAVLATALMVIYASRRPASIKQGRWAVVITLMSTGLLLTLLILLNPTWTNKIEPPAGKPLLTVLVDTSASMATTDANESRTRYDVARVTAQEAARDLRRFFDVRVRTFDSLAAPAEPEELSGRSPGGGMTDLASAITGSLEQDRPQGQAMLLLSDGIHNAPGGVDGVRTAAQFAKAMSAPVYTKTIGGQASVYDLRVEVYSPQQLAYIGQKVPIRAVVKHVGLPGAMAKVSLLHDEKTIDQRETRLMPDGPTDVRFFVSKQKRGLYRYEVKVEPLPGEVVQVNNVASCVLQVVDEPIRVLLLEGKPYWDGKFLMRTLAADPAIAIESIVRLTDGRLLRRMLSRAASQPAAGNATETPAAVTGGNATQPAGGRPESWTILTRAADTLADPEKIKVYQIIVLGRDTERFLDGAAIANLRNWISREGGSLVCYRGAPVAQVDERLERLLPVRWSPTRETRFRMQLTEQGRDLRWLPTVGNLTEGESLPQLPTLATVARPEKPKPMAVVLAAGAAEGGSEPAPVLTYQAYGMGRVVVVEGAGMWRWAFLPPEHQVHDEIYAALWQSLLRWLVSNEHLRPGQDCTLQADKITFSATERASATLLMREEAARGRIPSVELSSTALNRSETFAPIATGDNPGVFRVDFGRLPEGRYEARIQGQKKDQDDQSGRIAFDVRNFAEERLDLQARPDLMARIASDSGGAVIESDAASEIHHGFQTYLARSRPARITRTTAWDRWWVFTAIMLVWGAAWGLRRSGGLV